The sequence CAAACAACAAGCAGCATTAGTCGATAAACAAAAAGATTTACATACGCAAGCAGCAAATTTAAAGAAAAAGACCGACGAGTTAGTTGCGCAAGAGCAGGCGAATGTCCAAAATTTACGCGTACAGCAGCGTGAGTTGTTAAAACAAGAAAAAGAACAAACGCAAAAGCTCGAAGAGATTGGCAATGCCGAAAAACTTGATGCTGCTCTTAAAGAAGCAAAGCATGAGCTTAGTCAATTAAAGCGTCAAGTGCGAAATTTACTAAGCGAAAAAGAAGACAATCACAAAACCATACAAACAAAGCAAAATATTATAGCGCGTATTGAAAAAGAATTTGCCGAGCAATCTGCGGCATATAAAGATAGCGCTAAGTTAATAAATGAATTACGTGGCTCACTACGTCAATCAGAAAAGCAAGCATTAATTGCTAATACCACAGCGTCAGATCTTGAGTCGCAAGTGCAGCAATTAAAATCAGAATTAGATGCTCGTGTAGCTGCACAAAACGAAGCAGTGCGTGAAGCAAGCGATTTAGCCGCTGAACGTAGCAAGCTTAAGACAGAAGCGAAGCAATTAGAAAAAGCGACGCAGGCATTAGTAACTCAACGCGAAGCGTTTTTAAAAGAAGGTGCGGCACAAGAAAATATTCGTGCCCAAAATGAAGCAACTGCTGAACAACTATTAATAATGCGAGAAGGTCTCGATGACGCACGTAAGGCTATTGAACGTGAACGTCAAGATCTTGTTATTGAGCAGCAAGCAAGTACCGCAGCACAACAAGCTTTAAGCAATGAACGCCAAGAACTTGAAGATGAGCGTAAAGAATTAGCCCAAGAAAGATTGCAGATTTATAAGCAACGAGATTATTTAGCACAACAAAAAATTGAATTAGATAAAATAGGCGTAGAGCAAAATGAAATTGTCCAACAATTTGAAATTGAAAAACAGCAATTACGTTTACAGCAATCTGCTATTGATGAATCACGCTCATCGTTTTCTGCAGAACAGTCAGAATATCAAAATCAACTAGAACAGTTTGAGCTTGCGCGTCAAAAGCTTGTAAAAGAAAAGGAACTTGCAGTTATGGAAGCCGAACAGTTGCGTTGCGAATTTGAGCAACGAGAACAAGCCATAAGTGCGGCTTTACAAAATAGTCAGCGTGAATTGCATGCTTTTCAAAATAAGCTTGATACACGTGAACAAGAGCAAGCACAAAAAGCCCAAGAGTTGGCTCAAGAACTGGTAGATTTTGAAGAGAAGCAGCGAAAATTTTATAATGAGTATCAATTGGTAACCGATTTAGAAACTAAAGTTGCAATATTAGATGAGCAGAAAGAACATCTAGAAACAGAACTAGCAAATGAACATGAGCGTGCTTGTGCTCATGAGCAGGGTTTATTGCATGTAAGTGCAGATCTTGAATTAACGCGCATACAATTAATCGAGGCTCGTGAAGAGATTACGCGTCTTGCTGCACTCATACCTACGGAAATATCTGACACTGATATCGAACCATTAGGCGCTGAAGAAAACCAAGAAGAACAAACAGATGAAGCCGAACTTGAACTAATTGATGATGCTGGTGTAATTGCTTTATTAACAATTGATGGTCAACCAGCAGAAAATAGTGCAATAGACGAAGCAGAATGTAAAAGTGGCAATAATACTAAATCGAAATAACAATACACCCATATTCGCTATTAACTTGTTTAAAAAGTTAAGCAGATTCGCGGATTATTAATTCTGGTCTAAATAATGTTTTAGTAGATAATGCTAAGGTTTCATTAGCTGCAATCGTAACCATACGATATGCAGCACTGGCCATTTCAAATAATGGTTGTCTAATAGTTGTTAACGGGGGGTTAGCCGATTTGGCGATTTCTATGTCATCATAGCCAATTACAGCTACATTTAAAGGGATGTGAATACCTCGTTCGCGAGCAGTTTTTAAGATTCCAACCGCACATTCATCTCCGGCAGCCGAGAAGACTGCATCGATTTTTTCACGTTGATCAAGAAGAATACGCATTGATTTGGCACCATCACTATATGAATAATCAGTTACTTCGATAAGATTATTTTGGTCAAAGTGAAGGTCGTTTTCAGCGAGAGCTTTTAAAAAACCCTGAAGTTTATGAGTGGCATTATAGCTACCCTCAATATTGGTTCTACCTGAAACAACGGCTATATTGCGACGGCCAGAATTAATGAAATGTTTACCTGCTAAATAGCCACCTTCAAAATTATCAGTAGTGACAGTCGCAGCGCCATTCATCTCTTCATCTATTAATACGATAGGGATATTGGCGGCACGATATTCTGCTATCATTGTAGCTTCGGGTCTAATACAAATACCAATCAAACCAAATGGTGGTGATTGACTAAGTAGGTTTTGCAGTCGGCGTTGTTCAGTGGTGGGTATACCAATAGTCGGGTATTGAGTCACAACTTCGCCAAATTTAAGATTACTTTTAATTAGTGCCAACATTTTTGCCGGAAATGAAAAGGCAAAACTTGCTGCCATTACTGCGATTTGTTTTTCGGCCATAAATACACCATCCATATAAAAATTATATTAGCAAATTAAAAAAGAAGTCGCGATATTTATGGCCTTTTTTTTAAACAATTGGGCAGCGTTAGCCACAAATTTCAGATAGGAGATACAGCGAGGAACATAAGGAAACAAGAAATAATTAAAGGTAGCAAAGTATAGATTGATTATTTATTGCTGCAGGTTACTCGACAAGCTATATCAAAAACCAATTACGAATAATGCAGTAAAAGCATGCAAGTTTACTCTATGACGATGTGCGAGAGGTTTTTTGGTGAAGCTCATTGAGTGCGTGCCCAACATTTCTGATGGTCAAAATCCAGCAATATATCAAGGTATCGCAGCAGCGGCAGCATCGGTTCCAGGAGTAAAAGTGTTACATGTTGATCCAGGTTTTTCTGCTAATCGTACGGTAATAACTTTTGTTGGTTCTAATGATGCAATTCTACAAGGGGCTTGGCAGTTAGCAAAAGTAGCAATTGCAAATATAAATATGCAGCTTCATACCGGTACACACGCGCGAATTGGCGCATTAGATGTAATGCCGTTTATTCCATTGCTAAATACTACCATTGAAGAATGTGTAACTATTGCACGTACTATTGCAATGCGTTTAGGCAATGAGTTGGGTATACCGACTTATCTTTATGAAGCGGCGGCAAGCAAACCAGATAGAAGCAATCTTGCTGATATTCGTAAAGGCGAATATGAAGGATTAGCCAAGAAGCTGTTTGACAAAGCCTGGCAGCCTGATTTTGGGCCAGCTACATTTATACCAAAAACTGGTGCTGCGATAGTCGGTGCCCGCAAGCTGTTAATAGCTTACAATATCAATCTCGATACCCAAGATGCCGTTATCGCAAGGCGAATTGCAAGAGATCTTCGCGAACGAAGTTATATACTTCGAGGTTTGGAGGGCAACCTTATTTTAAATGCTTCCGGCAGTCCACAATATAAAGAGGGTTTATTGCCATCTGTAAAAGCTATAGGTTGGTATGCGCCAGAGTATAGTTGTGCTCAGGTTTCGATGAATTTACTAGATATCACTCGTACCCCTTTGCATATTGCATATGATACCTGTGTACAGCAGGCTTTAGATTACGGAGTGCAAGTTACCGGTTCAGAAATTGTAGGATTGGTAAGCAAAGACGCAATGATTGCTGCTGGGAAGCATTATTTGGCACGTAGCGGACAATTTTCAGATGTTTTAGACGCTGAAGCGATCGAGGTGGCAATAGATAATCTTGGTCTTAATAAGGCGAAATCATTCAATCGTAATGAGAGAATCATTGAATATTGCCTTGAAGCACACTATGGCAGTTATAGGAGCATATGATTCAGATTAAGACGGTGTATAGTACCATAAGGTTATGATATGGAGAGCAACATGGACAAAAATACTATAACAATTCATAGAATACGCCCCAGTGAGGCAAAGAAAAAACCTGATGACTCAACTTTAACATTTGGGCGCGTCTTTTCTGATCATTTTTTTATTATAGATCGCAATAAGCAAGGTGAGTGGCTGTCAGCGAAAATCGAGCCCTATCGTCCTTTGCAGTTAGACCCATCCTCTGTGTGTTTGCACTATGGACAAATGGTATTTGAGGGTCTTAAGGCATACTGTAATAAACGTAATGAAATATTATTATTTCGTTGGCAAAAGAATGCTGAGCGTATGCGTACCTCATGCCGAAGGCTAATGATGGATTGCGTTGACGAGCAGATGTTCGGCCGGGCCATTAAAACATTAATTTTGCTTGAGCGTGATTGGATTCCCAAAGATCCAGAATGTTCTCTTTATGTTCGTCCTAATATTATTGGCACAGATGCTTATTTGGGTGTGCATCCTGCCGAAGAATATAAATTTTATGTGTTGGTTTGTCCGGTGGGTGCTTATTATCGAGAAGGTTTTGCACCAGTTAGTATTTTAGTCGAAGATCAAGATGTTCGAGCAGTACGAGGCGGGCTAGGCTCAGTTAAAACCGCAGCAAATTATGCCCATTCACTGCGAGCCCAAGCGCGGGCTGCCAGCAAAGGTTTTACCCAGGTGTTATGGCTTGATGCCATAGAGCAGCGTTGGGTTGAAGAAGTTGGTACGATGAATATTTTTTTCGTCATTAAAGATGAATTAATTACGCCGCCATTGGAAGGTAGCATTTTACCAGGAGTAACACGAGATTCAGTTATTACTATCGCTAAACATTGGGGAATAAAAGTGGTTGAGCGCGCGATATCAATTGATGAAGTAATTGCAACAGCGCAATCGGGTGATTTACAAGAATGCTTTGGTACTGGTACAGCGGCGGTAATTTCACCAGTTGGTTTGTTTAGCTACCGCGGCAGCGAATATCTGGTCAGCAACAATAAAACTGGTCCGCTAGCCCAGCGTTTATATGACTTTATCACAGCCATTCAACATGGGGACATTGAAGATTTGTTTGGTTGGGTAGAGCGAATCGACCACTTAAATATTGAAGAGCTAGCTAACGGCTGACTTTTATTCACAAGAAGCGTCGATGTTATAAAGTGGCAAGTTTGAATCACAATAAGAAATAGGATCACCGCAAGGCCACCAATCGGGCACTTCGTTAGCTTTAGCGAAGTAAGATTGTGCAGTTGTTTTATAACTGCATAAACAGTCAACACAGTTTAATTCGGCTGATTGAATATTAATTACTTCAAAATTTTCGGTCATACGACATTGCACAACGCGACGATAGGCTTGAGTGTCGTAAATATTTAAATTTGGAGACTCGGTATCTGAAAAGTTTAAAGTTATACAAGAAGGAATCGTTGCACCACATATGGCAGTGGCATCAAGAGTATTATCAACATTAATAACCAAATCATTCGATGGTGTAAGTGGATTGCCATATAGATAAACTGCGCTACGATTACACACAAATCTTTCTGCCGGTATAGGTGAATCAGAGAGGTCAAGACGTATTATATTATCATCAGTAGCTTCTAATAGTTCGAGATAACCATTTGCAGCTAATACTCTAATAAAAGGAGTATAAAGATTACCACTTGCAGCATAAAAAGCGGCAGATTCTTCAAGAGTCATACGTTTTAACACTTTATCTAAATAGGGAATAACCGCTACCGCAGGCAAGCCAACAGAGCTATCAATAGCTACGATGCGATCAACACCATGCAATATAGAAGTGGGCAAAAAATCACCAGATTCATCGATATCTTCGTAAACTACTATGCGAGGTCGATATATATTTATGCTAGTACGAGTTGGTAAAATCGCAGTTTCAAGTGGGGTAACATAATTTTCCCAATCAATGTCAGGTGTATTTAGTGGAACTTGCATAATCGTTTCTATTGTTGCAGGGCCGTCATCGGTAACCTTAAAAGAACTAGGATAATTAAAAATGACAGCATAACGCAGAGGTGCCGCTGGTGTATAAGAACGTGAACCAATAATTACTACCGGAACCGTTGAAGGACGAGGATGACGAATTTGGCCAACCTCACATGCATGAAGCGATGCCAGAAATAGAATGAGCAACGCACGTTTCACAGAAATACCTCGACTGCAAAATTGAGTACTGTTTGATTTACAAAACGCTCAGAATTGGGGTTTTGTGCAGTTAGACCTGAAGCGACAAGCTTATTAGTAATTGCTACGCTAAGGCGATTTGGAAGATTAGGCCACGGAAATATACGAAAACCTGCACGATAATAAAAATCAGAAGCAATACCTGGCGCACGACCAAAACGTCGTATAAAAAGCACAGGCTCTTTACTATCACGTCGGCTCTCTAAGTAACGCTGCCAAAATTCGCCATAGGCAAAAGCGGTAACATGAGCAAATAAAGCAACTTCTGCTTCACCCATTACTGTATGAGACCATTGTCTAAAATTAGAGGTAACACCGAGATATTCAAAGCTATTGGTTACATAAGCATTTTCACGATAAGGCATATTTGGTGCTGTGCTTAGGGTTACCAGTTGTTTGCGGGGGCCAAATCCTTTGTTGTAAAAACGAAATTGATAACCGATATGCAAATTAATGCGATTTAATGAAAGCGGCATTAAATCAGCCCTCACCATAAATGCTTGTCGTGAACTCTTTAGCGGTGAGCGTAAATGCGCGCCATATTCTCCTAATAAGCGCATAAAAGGTAGTGGAGAAATTTTAATAAACCCAGAAAGATAATCCGCAGCTTTAGCTGTTTTGTACAGAACCGTGGTCTCATTTTGCAAAGAAGTTTCATCTAATGGATATACTAGAGCAGCAGATTCTGTCTCTGTTAGCCAACGCGAAAAGCCGATACCAAAAGCGCCATTAAATATATTAATAGTAGAATTAATAAAGTCATCATCAGCCCAGAAAACCCGTCCTGCAAAGGTAGTGCGCCATTCAATATCGCCACGTTGCAGGCCAATAGCAAAACCTTCAAGCGGAACTTCTTCAATTAGCAATCCGGTACCGATAGTTACTAAGTCGAGATCGGGAGCAATAAATTCAATATGTAGTGGTTTACCTGCAATATCAAACAAATCACGGTGCAAGTGTAGAGCAGCGCCGGGTAGTACCTGGCTAGAAAAACGATAACCATCACTGGCGCTTGGATTAAACATAGCGAGATTTAAATTAACCGCGATAGTATTCATCGCTTCGATTTCAGCGTAGGTATCAATCACAAAAAAACCATGGTAACGACTAAGATCGGTACGCTTGCGTGTAGTTTCAGCACCAATAGAGGCATCAGCAGCTAAAGCGAAATATGGTAGTTGTGAATCAAAGCGATATGGTTCAAATTCAAGTTGAGAGTGTAAATTACGGTTTATTAATTTGCGGGGCATTAAAGTCCAGGTATCTTGCCCGTTAGCCCATGGTTTTGCAGCGGCAGCAAAACTAGTTTGGGTAAGCGAGTTAATTTGCGGCAGGTAATTGTTAGCCGTCGATTGCGGTAAAAACCAATTTGGACTTTTGGGTTCGGGTTTTTTTATTGGCTCGATTAAATTAGTGGTTAAATCTTTAGCAGCTTGAACGCTAGGTTGTGGGCTAGCCGGACTATTTGTTTCTGGTGGCTCATTTGTAACCGGTTTATCAAGTTCGTTTTGGTTGTCGCTATTATTTGTTATGGTATTTGCAGAAGATGAATTTTGGTTTTCTTGAGCTTTAGCTAAAGATAACGGAGCAAATATAAATACAAAACAACAAATTACAAGACCAAAATGATGCAATAAACCTCGTTGAGATTGTGCAACGCAGGGTATAATAAGGATTTTTTTGATTAGTGGAATTATCAACGATCGTACACTCCTGAAATTATTTTAGAATAATCTAAAGTCAGATGCCAATCCAAGCCCAAATGACATAGAAAGCCGCAGAAATTGTGGCCCACCATGTTGAAATAGACTCAGATGTTGGTTGAACTATGCCATCAATAATAACCATTTGTATATTTTTTAGCTTGGTTAAATCGCTATCCGGACTACCTTTAACCACAATTATATCTGCCCGGTAGCCTATTGCTATACGTCCTAATGCATCACCTAAGCCTAATAATTTTGCACTATCACGGGTTATCGTTGTTAAAGCAACATTAGGAGATGTAGTGTCAATATTTTTATCATGTAATAAAATCGATACTAAGTCTGGTTGTTTATGGAACTTTTTTGTGGCTGTGTCGCTGTAGGCTAGATAATTAGTATTTGGTTTAGATATGATAACATCTGCTTTACATTTATTGGCGATCGTACGCTCTTGCTCATTAGATACTTCAACAAAAGCTAATAATTTTTGTATATGAGCTTCTTTGATAATATTGCACCAGCAATCATGAATAATTTGTGGCGATTTTGTGGCATCGCTATGCTTTGGAACATTAGTAAAATTAATAAAATCAACACCAGCAACAGCTAACTGACGAATCTGCATTTGGTAGGTATCAATATTTTTTTTATTTTCGTTTTTAGTTGTAGCTAAACAAGTAACAGTACTGCGATCATTCAAATTTGCATTGCTGATTTCATATGTGTGTATTGTTGAGCCACTTACTAATAAACGTGGCCCACGACCGCGTCCGGTGCCTACATACCGTCGCAGCCCTAAAGCCATAGCTAAAGAAGTACCGCGATCAGCTACAGTAGTAATACCACTATTGATAAACAAATTAAGGTTTTGTATTGCCGTATAAAAATCACCGGGTTCATTAATTTGATAATTATAAGTAAGATCTAATTGAGTATTAATAATTCCCGGCATCACTGTGGCCTCACGGGCATCAATAATTTTTGTATTAGATGAGTTGCTAAATATTTGATGGTCATCTTGTTTTATATTAACAATAAGCCCGCGGTACACTTCAATCTGCATATTTTTAAGAACTGGGCCACCGCTACCATCAAACAAACGTCCTGCATGAATGAGCAATCGTTCAGGTGGTAGAGGGTTGCAAGCAAGCAAAAAAGTGCTACAGGCTATAAATATTGTATAAGCAATTGGTCTCTGCATGGTAATTTTATTGTAAAGGACATTTACTGAGTTATAAAAGTTTTAGCTAGTTATGCGAATTTTGACGCAGTGTTTACAAGTTAATTGCATTTTAGACCCTTCTACTTTTTAGCATATGCTATTATTTTGCCACCATGGACAGGTTCAGCACTGATCATAAAAAAAACCACTTGACGCAAGATACTACAACATTGCGTGCAACAGATATACAAAACACAAAAGGTGATAATACTTTGCCTAGTAGCATAAATGACAGTCAAAGTGTTAAGCGTGAAGCTAAACAACAACCATTATCTCATTATGCTTTTAAAGTTAAACGCGCAGCAGTTTTAGATAAAAGCCCGCGAAGAGATCAAGGCAGTCACCTAAATTTTATTCCATCGCCTCTTACTACCAAACAAAGATTATTTATTTATCGTACGATGTATACAAGTAGACGCATCGACGATATTGAAATGCAGCTTAAGCAGCAGAATCTTGGTTTTTTCCAAATAGCCAGTGCTGGTCATGAAGCTACTCAAGCAGCAGCAGCATTAGTTTTACGTGCTGGTCATGATTGGTTTATTCCCTATTATCGTGATCGAGTTTTGTGTTTAGGTCTAGGAGTTACTGCTTACGATATGTTTTTAGAGTTGCTTGGTGCCGCTGCCGGACCAGGTTCTGGTGGGCGACAGATGCCTTCGCACTGGGGAAATCCTAAGCTTAACATTATTTCAAGTTCAAGTGTTGTGGGTACTCAATATTTAAATGCTACTGGTTGTGCTGAAGGTGGGCGT comes from Deltaproteobacteria bacterium and encodes:
- a CDS encoding branched-chain amino acid aminotransferase, which translates into the protein MDKNTITIHRIRPSEAKKKPDDSTLTFGRVFSDHFFIIDRNKQGEWLSAKIEPYRPLQLDPSSVCLHYGQMVFEGLKAYCNKRNEILLFRWQKNAERMRTSCRRLMMDCVDEQMFGRAIKTLILLERDWIPKDPECSLYVRPNIIGTDAYLGVHPAEEYKFYVLVCPVGAYYREGFAPVSILVEDQDVRAVRGGLGSVKTAANYAHSLRAQARAASKGFTQVLWLDAIEQRWVEEVGTMNIFFVIKDELITPPLEGSILPGVTRDSVITIAKHWGIKVVERAISIDEVIATAQSGDLQECFGTGTAAVISPVGLFSYRGSEYLVSNNKTGPLAQRLYDFITAIQHGDIEDLFGWVERIDHLNIEELANG
- a CDS encoding amidohydrolase family protein, with the protein product MLACNPLPPERLLIHAGRLFDGSGGPVLKNMQIEVYRGLIVNIKQDDHQIFSNSSNTKIIDAREATVMPGIINTQLDLTYNYQINEPGDFYTAIQNLNLFINSGITTVADRGTSLAMALGLRRYVGTGRGRGPRLLVSGSTIHTYEISNANLNDRSTVTCLATTKNENKKNIDTYQMQIRQLAVAGVDFINFTNVPKHSDATKSPQIIHDCWCNIIKEAHIQKLLAFVEVSNEQERTIANKCKADVIISKPNTNYLAYSDTATKKFHKQPDLVSILLHDKNIDTTSPNVALTTITRDSAKLLGLGDALGRIAIGYRADIIVVKGSPDSDLTKLKNIQMVIIDGIVQPTSESISTWWATISAAFYVIWAWIGI
- the ftcD gene encoding glutamate formimidoyltransferase gives rise to the protein MKLIECVPNISDGQNPAIYQGIAAAAASVPGVKVLHVDPGFSANRTVITFVGSNDAILQGAWQLAKVAIANINMQLHTGTHARIGALDVMPFIPLLNTTIEECVTIARTIAMRLGNELGIPTYLYEAAASKPDRSNLADIRKGEYEGLAKKLFDKAWQPDFGPATFIPKTGAAIVGARKLLIAYNINLDTQDAVIARRIARDLRERSYILRGLEGNLILNASGSPQYKEGLLPSVKAIGWYAPEYSCAQVSMNLLDITRTPLHIAYDTCVQQALDYGVQVTGSEIVGLVSKDAMIAAGKHYLARSGQFSDVLDAEAIEVAIDNLGLNKAKSFNRNERIIEYCLEAHYGSYRSI
- a CDS encoding substrate-binding domain-containing protein, with the protein product MDGVFMAEKQIAVMAASFAFSFPAKMLALIKSNLKFGEVVTQYPTIGIPTTEQRRLQNLLSQSPPFGLIGICIRPEATMIAEYRAANIPIVLIDEEMNGAATVTTDNFEGGYLAGKHFINSGRRNIAVVSGRTNIEGSYNATHKLQGFLKALAENDLHFDQNNLIEVTDYSYSDGAKSMRILLDQREKIDAVFSAAGDECAVGILKTARERGIHIPLNVAVIGYDDIEIAKSANPPLTTIRQPLFEMASAAYRMVTIAANETLALSTKTLFRPELIIRESA